One window from the genome of Marinobacter sp. LV10R510-11A encodes:
- a CDS encoding O-antigen ligase family protein has protein sequence MSKFALLFLFLFTAGIFAALFITPVSSVLVYQMVYFVNPDSRWWAASIPGIQYSFIASLVILTMLTVRYKELSTQAEWKKQPVFKWMLVMLVIYSLMTNFAIVPGVHKAFTYDFAKLVVIILASYKLINSEKALNACLWVYIFGVTYIGYMAYSVGRDWQGRVEGIGMIDTGGDGNMTAAAMVPALIILTYMAWLGNKKIKFLAVFCGAIIANGIVLINSRGAFLGAVVGILFFLFYMIFSRHQRKGQRGTAILVILVAFSGTIYVADDAFWSRMETLQDVGDGGKSGSHRMDFWMATFDVLQDYPLGVGIQGFIELSPNYLPEHYFEGRKKGKATHSTWFQILSEIGWLGFFVLLALLISTLNLSRKTKRYLVNIEHYDAYFKMLALEGALLSFLITASFIDRGRSEMLYWLILFIAVASNIYYLRSINPENRKLKNTNRYALPVTRHKSE, from the coding sequence ATGAGTAAGTTCGCGCTCCTTTTTTTGTTTTTATTTACGGCAGGAATCTTTGCTGCTCTGTTCATTACGCCTGTCTCATCGGTACTCGTTTACCAGATGGTCTATTTTGTAAACCCAGATAGCCGATGGTGGGCCGCTAGCATACCTGGTATCCAGTACTCTTTCATCGCCTCTTTGGTGATACTAACGATGTTGACAGTCCGATATAAAGAATTATCAACTCAGGCCGAATGGAAAAAACAGCCAGTATTCAAATGGATGTTAGTAATGCTAGTCATCTATTCGCTTATGACTAATTTTGCTATTGTCCCTGGAGTTCATAAAGCATTCACTTACGATTTCGCAAAGCTTGTGGTAATTATTCTTGCTAGCTACAAGCTGATCAATTCAGAAAAGGCTCTGAACGCCTGTCTTTGGGTTTATATTTTTGGCGTGACATACATAGGCTACATGGCGTATTCCGTCGGTAGGGACTGGCAGGGACGGGTCGAGGGCATCGGGATGATTGATACCGGCGGTGATGGTAACATGACCGCAGCGGCTATGGTTCCAGCATTGATTATTCTTACTTACATGGCTTGGCTGGGTAACAAAAAAATTAAATTTTTGGCAGTTTTTTGTGGCGCTATAATTGCTAACGGCATTGTTCTGATTAACAGTCGGGGAGCATTTCTCGGAGCAGTAGTGGGCATATTATTCTTTCTTTTTTATATGATCTTTTCCAGACATCAACGAAAAGGACAACGAGGAACGGCAATTCTAGTTATTTTGGTGGCGTTTTCCGGCACAATCTACGTCGCAGACGATGCATTCTGGTCTCGCATGGAAACGCTTCAAGACGTTGGTGACGGAGGAAAGAGTGGTTCTCACAGAATGGATTTCTGGATGGCAACGTTTGATGTATTGCAAGACTATCCGCTAGGTGTAGGTATCCAAGGCTTCATTGAATTGAGCCCAAACTATCTTCCTGAGCATTATTTTGAGGGCCGAAAGAAAGGCAAAGCAACTCACTCAACTTGGTTTCAGATTCTTTCTGAAATCGGTTGGCTAGGATTCTTTGTCTTGTTGGCACTACTTATTTCAACGTTAAATCTATCTCGGAAAACCAAGCGGTATTTGGTTAATATTGAACATTACGATGCCTATTTTAAGATGTTGGCTCTAGAAGGAGCTTTATTGAGTTTTTTGATTACCGCGAGTTTTATTGATCGTGGGAGATCTGAGATGCTCTACTGGCTGATTCTGTTTATTGCGGTAGCTTCCAATATTTATTATCTAAGGTCAATCAATCCCGAAAACAGGAAGCTAAAAAATACTAACCGCTATGCACTACCTGTTACACGCCATAAGAGTGAATGA
- a CDS encoding oligosaccharide flippase family protein, which translates to MSTAKKLFQSSGLLVGIRFFQRSLGLISTLILARLLTPSDFGIVAVAALIIHFSEVLSNTGIQQYLVQSEDASEETVNTAWTLNLLLKVSVCVLLYLLLPGISWFYESPNIVFAVGALIPVILIRAIMNPELHVQRRNLNYGVIFKIGVIQKLISFLVVVVIALLTQSFWAIIAGDIVSSLVSVALSYYYCARRPGLSMRNASRQWGFSKWMLARGSLGYLRAQADTLLISQFYSLAQLGKFNIAREFTIMPANEIIKPAVEPLLAMFSSVRTDRQKMAQQVSLALLVISIFTAPFVAFIHQFYEPIVFYLLGKNWLEAAPLMQAMTPLLFAFALGGILNNVCFALAKVKIVFWYDAVSLILIFGTLLAAQGLALTSFIWLRSFIGLVAVIIFLYICSRLIRARFTTQIILLVTPLVASFAGASLAHLLIFQHSFLSLFLSGVVFVLCYGSVMFALAYFLSKSSSTWGYVYEYSLKLFRQLRKKNRTH; encoded by the coding sequence GTGAGTACCGCCAAGAAGCTATTCCAGAGTTCTGGGCTGCTCGTTGGGATTCGCTTCTTTCAGCGATCTCTTGGTCTAATAAGTACGCTTATACTGGCGAGACTACTTACGCCTTCGGATTTCGGGATTGTCGCAGTTGCTGCGCTGATTATTCATTTCTCAGAAGTTCTATCAAATACAGGTATTCAGCAGTATCTAGTCCAGTCAGAAGATGCGAGCGAAGAAACAGTTAATACGGCATGGACACTCAACTTGCTCTTGAAAGTGTCTGTTTGTGTGCTTCTCTATCTATTGCTTCCAGGGATCAGCTGGTTTTATGAGAGTCCGAATATTGTTTTCGCGGTAGGGGCGCTTATTCCTGTCATTTTAATAAGAGCTATCATGAATCCTGAGCTTCATGTTCAGCGACGGAATCTAAACTACGGAGTGATTTTTAAAATTGGTGTGATTCAGAAACTAATCAGCTTCCTTGTGGTTGTAGTGATTGCGCTATTGACGCAATCTTTCTGGGCGATCATTGCGGGAGATATTGTTTCGAGTCTTGTGAGCGTTGCTCTGAGTTATTACTACTGTGCCAGGCGTCCCGGGCTATCGATGCGGAATGCGAGTAGGCAGTGGGGGTTTTCGAAGTGGATGCTGGCGCGGGGGAGCCTTGGATACCTTCGGGCGCAGGCTGATACTCTATTAATCTCACAATTTTACTCGCTTGCACAATTGGGAAAGTTCAACATTGCAAGGGAGTTCACTATTATGCCGGCGAATGAAATTATTAAGCCGGCCGTTGAACCGCTTCTGGCAATGTTTTCCAGCGTACGAACAGACCGTCAGAAAATGGCGCAACAGGTCTCTCTTGCATTGTTGGTTATATCGATATTTACAGCCCCGTTTGTTGCTTTCATTCATCAGTTTTACGAGCCAATTGTTTTCTATCTCCTGGGTAAGAATTGGCTTGAGGCTGCTCCACTGATGCAGGCGATGACACCTCTTTTGTTTGCGTTTGCTCTTGGAGGCATCCTTAATAATGTTTGCTTTGCGCTGGCAAAGGTCAAGATCGTGTTTTGGTACGATGCTGTATCTTTAATACTGATTTTTGGGACTTTATTGGCCGCTCAAGGTCTTGCTCTCACAAGCTTCATCTGGTTAAGGAGCTTCATTGGCCTCGTCGCAGTTATTATCTTTCTTTACATCTGCAGCCGCCTTATAAGGGCACGATTTACAACTCAGATAATACTCTTGGTGACTCCTTTGGTAGCGTCTTTTGCTGGCGCCTCGTTGGCACATCTCTTGATTTTCCAGCACAGCTTTCTGTCTCTATTCCTTAGCGGCGTCGTATTTGTCTTGTGTTATGGCAGCGTGATGTTTGCGCTGGCGTATTTTCTATCAAAGAGCAGCTCTACTTGGGGCTACGTATACGAATACAGCCTGAAACTCTTTCGTCAGTTGCGCAAAAAAAACCGTACTCATTGA
- a CDS encoding glycosyltransferase, with product MGLSTNAIFPGFIPKPAMRLAVMDFFLSAKTEGTSMKLLEGMICGAWPLARWVSENRDLASPWQTGLLPGASNIKSFAIVLHQLNADRTLSAQHSGESAKKFVRTLSPKRVIGCYECLCDSDKGMLGL from the coding sequence ATTGGCCTCAGTACCAATGCCATTTTTCCAGGATTCATACCAAAGCCGGCTATGCGACTCGCCGTTATGGACTTTTTTCTTAGCGCTAAAACCGAGGGCACCTCAATGAAACTGTTGGAAGGCATGATTTGTGGAGCTTGGCCGCTCGCGCGGTGGGTCTCGGAAAATCGTGATCTCGCCTCTCCCTGGCAAACCGGTCTGTTGCCTGGCGCCAGTAATATAAAAAGCTTTGCAATTGTATTACATCAGTTGAATGCTGATCGAACATTAAGTGCGCAGCATTCGGGGGAAAGCGCTAAAAAATTCGTCAGGACGCTCTCACCAAAGCGGGTGATAGGTTGCTACGAGTGCCTATGTGATAGTGACAAAGGAATGTTGGGCCTGTGA
- a CDS encoding glycosyltransferase family 4 protein, producing MQITVNIGANEQLILYVGSLEQRRNPLFIAELASKASPDQHFVMVGEGLCRAEVVAVQKERFLNNLHLIGRLNQQELPALYEQSDVFILPSNYEIYGMVVAESLFFGTPVVSTRTVGPVDIIEGKVQGCLMPNINVNEWLTALSLYGASSIDANSNAERTSYAEGRFDWATIAREYLRLISAAP from the coding sequence TTGCAAATCACCGTAAATATCGGGGCAAATGAACAATTGATTTTGTACGTAGGTAGCCTTGAGCAGCGCAGAAACCCCCTATTCATCGCCGAGTTGGCGAGCAAAGCTAGCCCTGATCAGCATTTTGTTATGGTGGGTGAGGGGCTCTGCCGCGCTGAAGTCGTAGCAGTCCAAAAGGAACGTTTTCTTAATAACCTCCATCTGATCGGTCGGCTGAACCAGCAGGAACTGCCTGCCCTTTACGAGCAGTCAGATGTATTCATTCTACCAAGCAATTACGAAATCTATGGAATGGTAGTGGCTGAGTCACTATTTTTCGGTACGCCCGTGGTAAGTACAAGAACCGTAGGGCCGGTAGACATCATTGAGGGAAAAGTTCAGGGCTGCCTTATGCCAAATATAAATGTGAATGAATGGCTTACAGCACTCTCTCTTTACGGTGCGTCGTCCATCGATGCAAACAGCAATGCTGAGCGCACATCCTATGCGGAAGGTCGATTTGACTGGGCAACAATCGCTCGAGAATACCTTAGGCTCATATCAGCTGCGCCGTAA
- a CDS encoding IS3 family transposase (programmed frameshift) → MPRYSEERKAAVLKKLLPPQNRSVVSVAAKEGISEVTLYNWLKQCRQQGVPVPGYRNAGDDGSPDAKLAVVIETASMSEAELSAYCRQKGLYPEQVQRWKDACLHGAGLQEGQGKAAQKQQRDARKTIKKLQAEVRRKDRVLAETTSLLVLSKKLEALYGEDGQRGQLTPLTERTRLLNDYDEAVASGAARYKAADLMELSQRTLKRWRQANGAVAEDQRPQAERVVQPHQLTHAEEAAILDTCNEREYQSLPPSQIVPRLADKGLYLASESSFYRVLKKYQQVNHRGRMKPPRKVPEPTSFTATGPNQVWSWDISYCPSEVRGQHWYLYLIMDIYSRKIVAWEIHESESGELAKKLIDRALLRERCWQNPPVLHSDNGAPMTSYTLKARLADLGMLMSHSRPRVSNDNPYSESLFKTLKYCPKWPAKGFSSLTAVRKWMLLFEQAYNEEHLHSGINFVTPAQRHQGVDAELLAKREAVYERAKSLNPRRWSGDTRNWAVAGAVSLNPGKLQEIERNKQAA, encoded by the exons ATGCCACGTTATTCCGAGGAACGTAAAGCGGCCGTGTTGAAGAAGTTGTTACCTCCGCAGAACCGCAGTGTGGTGTCGGTGGCCGCAAAGGAAGGCATATCCGAAGTGACTCTGTACAATTGGTTAAAACAGTGTCGACAACAAGGGGTGCCTGTGCCGGGTTATCGTAATGCTGGAGACGATGGGTCTCCTGATGCCAAGTTAGCCGTCGTGATCGAAACGGCGTCTATGTCCGAAGCTGAACTGAGTGCGTATTGCCGCCAGAAAGGTCTGTATCCCGAGCAGGTACAACGCTGGAAAGACGCCTGCCTACACGGTGCCGGTCTGCAAGAAGGGCAAGGGAAAGCCGCTCAGAAGCAGCAGCGTGATGCCCGTAAGACCATCAAGAAGCTGCAAGCGGAAGTGCGCCGTAAGGATCGGGTTCTGGCAGAAACGACCTCATTGTTGGTGCTGTCAAAAAAGCTCGAAGCCTTGTACGGCGAGGAC GGACAGCGAGGACAGTTAACACCGCTGACCGAACGTACAAGGCTTTTAAACGACTATGACGAAGCTGTCGCCAGTGGCGCAGCCCGGTACAAGGCGGCCGACTTGATGGAGCTGAGTCAGCGCACGTTGAAGCGCTGGCGACAGGCTAATGGCGCTGTAGCGGAAGATCAACGCCCGCAAGCGGAGCGCGTTGTGCAGCCACACCAGCTCACTCACGCTGAAGAAGCGGCCATTCTAGACACCTGCAATGAACGGGAGTACCAGAGCTTGCCACCGTCCCAGATCGTGCCTCGACTGGCTGATAAAGGGCTTTACCTGGCCTCTGAGTCCTCATTCTACCGAGTGCTCAAAAAGTACCAGCAAGTGAATCATCGGGGCCGCATGAAACCGCCGCGCAAGGTCCCTGAGCCCACCAGCTTTACCGCCACAGGCCCGAACCAGGTGTGGAGCTGGGACATCAGCTATTGCCCCTCAGAGGTGCGCGGTCAGCACTGGTATCTGTACCTGATCATGGACATCTACAGTCGCAAAATCGTGGCGTGGGAAATCCACGAATCAGAGTCTGGCGAGCTTGCCAAAAAGCTCATTGATCGAGCTCTGTTACGCGAGAGATGTTGGCAAAACCCACCGGTGCTGCACTCAGATAACGGCGCGCCGATGACGTCCTACACGCTGAAAGCGCGGCTGGCAGACCTGGGTATGCTGATGTCTCACAGCCGACCCAGAGTAAGCAACGACAACCCTTACTCAGAGTCGTTGTTCAAGACGCTAAAGTACTGTCCAAAATGGCCAGCCAAGGGCTTTTCATCACTAACGGCGGTGCGCAAATGGATGCTGTTGTTCGAGCAGGCTTACAACGAAGAGCACCTGCACAGCGGCATCAACTTCGTGACGCCCGCACAACGGCACCAGGGTGTTGATGCAGAGTTGTTAGCCAAACGTGAAGCGGTTTATGAACGAGCAAAGAGTCTGAATCCTAGGCGTTGGTCTGGTGATACTCGAAACTGGGCAGTCGCCGGAGCCGTATCCCTCAACCCTGGAAAATTGCAGGAAATTGAGCGCAATAAACAGGCTGCTTAA
- a CDS encoding glycosyltransferase, protein MTGDRSKVEARPLQKPLRVLHVTFNMGIGGTEQVIRQLIQGMAPEGVESEILCIDGQIGPIGETLQQSGVPVHKVVRKQGFDWSLIAAIRKRLRAGRFDVVHCHQYTPWFYGWLGAIGTRARVVFTEHGRFYPDRYRYKAALINPLVALLTPAVIAISEATKEALTKYEFIPGRKIRVIYNGIAPLNRNECEAQRVREELGIPPEAFVVGTVSRLDPVKNQKMMLTAFHAFSEKHPDAYLLMVGDGPDKAMLVALAGQLGISGRTIFTGFLNRPEHHLSAMDVFLLSSHTEGTSMTLLEAMSLGIPAIATRVGGNPEIIENGVTGILTEPDRYQFFASALEILHKDASLRSCLGSAALQRFQDRFSARAMVCQYEEIYGEC, encoded by the coding sequence TCATTCAGGGCATGGCGCCCGAAGGGGTCGAATCTGAAATTCTCTGTATTGACGGCCAGATAGGGCCTATTGGGGAAACACTCCAGCAGTCAGGTGTACCCGTTCATAAAGTGGTGCGAAAGCAGGGTTTTGACTGGTCGTTAATTGCGGCCATCCGAAAGCGTTTGAGGGCAGGGCGTTTCGATGTGGTGCATTGCCATCAGTACACACCTTGGTTTTATGGCTGGCTTGGGGCTATAGGTACGCGGGCGCGCGTCGTGTTTACCGAGCATGGCCGCTTCTATCCAGACCGCTATCGCTATAAAGCTGCACTTATTAATCCACTTGTTGCCTTGCTAACGCCGGCTGTTATCGCCATTTCGGAAGCAACAAAGGAAGCGCTCACAAAGTATGAGTTCATTCCAGGGCGCAAAATCCGGGTAATCTATAACGGAATCGCTCCGCTGAACCGGAACGAGTGTGAAGCTCAAAGAGTTCGTGAGGAACTCGGAATACCCCCTGAGGCATTTGTTGTAGGAACGGTTTCCCGGCTGGATCCGGTAAAGAACCAAAAGATGATGCTCACAGCATTTCATGCATTTTCGGAAAAGCACCCGGATGCCTATTTGTTGATGGTGGGTGATGGTCCTGATAAAGCAATGCTTGTGGCGTTGGCTGGTCAACTTGGTATTAGCGGTCGCACCATATTCACCGGCTTCCTCAATCGGCCGGAACACCATTTGTCAGCAATGGATGTTTTTCTTCTTTCCTCTCATACAGAAGGTACATCCATGACACTACTTGAGGCCATGAGTTTGGGGATACCAGCGATAGCGACCCGGGTGGGTGGTAACCCTGAAATCATTGAGAACGGTGTAACCGGGATACTGACAGAACCAGACCGGTACCAATTCTTCGCATCAGCTTTAGAAATCCTGCATAAGGACGCATCTCTTAGAAGTTGTCTGGGAAGTGCTGCTCTCCAACGCTTTCAAGACCGGTTCAGTGCAAGGGCAATGGTCTGTCAGTATGAAGAAATTTACGGTGAATGCTAA